A genome region from Williamwhitmania taraxaci includes the following:
- a CDS encoding type ISP restriction/modification enzyme, which translates to MTIEQYIDNINQRYKLGNATEHTFRGDLQQLIESLLPEIRATNEPKRQKCGAPDYILTKKDIPVGFIEAKDIGDKDLEGTKKTGHKEQFDRYRASLNNLIFTDYIQFNFYRDGQLITKIAIAEITFPSFGGVPEGRGGYIKPLPENFVQFENLIRNFCSTYGQTIKSSKKLSGMMAGKARLLSDVIEKSLSSDNINNEDSTLKDQMNAFKQILIHDITPKSFADVYAQTIAYGMFAARYHDPTLPTFSRQEAYELIPKSNPFLKKLFGYIAGLDVDDRIKWIVDDLVNIFLACNVEEILKDYGKGTKMEDPIIHFYEDFLSEYDPALRKARGVWYTPQPVVNFIVRAVDDILKTEFDLPQGLADTSKTTIKVDAQGKKIEQEVHRVQILDPATGTGTFLAETIKLIHKKFEGQQGIWSNYVETHLLPRLNGFELLMASYAMAHLKLDLLLTETGYRPTSGNQFPSLGGVPEGRGAQFPSSGGVPEGRGAQFPSLGGVPEGRGGSRIRVYLTNSLEESHPDTGTLFASWLSSEANEANRIKRDTPVMVVMGNPPYSVSSSNKSEWIQNLIADYKRDLNERKINLDDDYIKFIRYGQHYIDKNGSGILAYISNNSFIDGITHRQMRKHLLESFDKIYILDLHGNAKKKEICPDGTPDQNVFDIMQGVSINIFIKTGKKKRNELGQVLHSFIQGKREFKYEYLNENSVKSLDWKQLEYTQPNLFFVPKNFDEIETYENGFSINSLFRDNVAGIETIRDAITIHFNNDTLKIVVNDFLNLGETEIAKKYSTEDARDWKISRAKEDIKLNIENKNAWKSINYRPFDIRKTFYTGKQNGFVCNGRYNVMKHLLKPNLGLIVPRQTSQDWRHSFITNEIFEGNITASAKLFGTGCAFPLYLYKETNAQQTIDNNSERTPNLNPEIVKQIAEKLGLTFTNEKTPSSLEKAGDEATFAPIDLLDYIYAVLHSPTYREKYKEFLKIDFPRVPYPKDAATFWQLVKLGGEIRQIHLLESPIVDKYITQYPVDGDNVVVKPRFDSPPLEGCPKGGVVDSNNTLLTIINNTPIKRNFVDNLPHNPALNQLAKDKRKEGILSEVLFWQQVHQHKFHNIDFDRQRIIGNYIVDFYIKSLGLVIEIDGSSHDDKVEYDEQRQIYLETLGLKVFRVSDTDVKKNINAVMQSVETYIEQVYGDEPPRPAATPPREGNLGSVYINDTQYFANVPEVAWDFYIGGYQPAQKWLKDRKGRKLEFDDILHYQKIIVALTETDRLMKVIDSIKIE; encoded by the coding sequence ATGACAATAGAACAATACATAGACAACATAAATCAACGCTACAAATTAGGCAATGCAACCGAGCATACTTTTCGTGGCGATCTGCAACAGCTGATTGAGAGTTTATTACCCGAAATACGTGCAACCAACGAACCTAAGCGTCAAAAGTGCGGTGCACCCGATTATATCCTTACCAAAAAGGACATTCCTGTTGGATTTATTGAAGCAAAAGACATTGGCGATAAAGACCTCGAAGGAACAAAGAAAACTGGACACAAGGAGCAGTTCGATAGATACCGGGCATCGTTAAATAACCTGATATTTACCGATTACATACAATTTAACTTTTACCGCGACGGGCAACTGATAACCAAAATTGCCATTGCCGAGATTACATTCCCCTCCTTTGGAGGGGTGCCCGAAGGGCGGGGTGGTTATATAAAACCTCTTCCCGAAAACTTTGTGCAATTTGAGAACCTCATAAGGAACTTTTGCAGCACTTACGGGCAAACAATAAAGAGTTCGAAGAAGCTATCGGGAATGATGGCGGGCAAAGCCCGTTTGCTTTCCGATGTAATTGAAAAATCGCTTTCCAGCGACAATATCAACAACGAGGATAGCACGCTTAAGGATCAAATGAACGCCTTTAAGCAAATTCTTATCCACGACATAACCCCAAAGTCGTTTGCCGATGTGTATGCGCAAACCATTGCCTACGGTATGTTTGCGGCTCGGTATCACGACCCTACCTTGCCCACCTTTTCGCGCCAAGAAGCCTACGAGCTTATTCCCAAATCGAACCCTTTTCTTAAAAAGCTTTTCGGATACATAGCCGGTCTCGACGTTGACGACCGTATAAAATGGATTGTGGACGATTTGGTGAATATATTCCTTGCGTGCAATGTGGAAGAAATTCTCAAAGATTACGGCAAGGGAACCAAAATGGAAGACCCAATTATCCACTTTTACGAGGACTTCCTGAGCGAGTACGACCCAGCACTGCGCAAAGCCCGTGGCGTATGGTACACTCCACAACCCGTTGTAAACTTTATTGTACGTGCGGTTGACGATATTCTAAAAACCGAGTTCGACCTGCCGCAAGGCCTCGCCGATACCAGCAAAACTACCATAAAAGTGGATGCACAGGGTAAAAAGATTGAGCAAGAGGTACACAGAGTGCAGATACTAGACCCCGCAACCGGCACCGGCACATTCCTTGCCGAAACCATTAAGCTAATTCATAAGAAGTTTGAAGGGCAGCAAGGCATTTGGAGCAACTACGTAGAAACACATCTACTACCGCGCCTCAATGGCTTTGAGCTACTTATGGCAAGCTACGCAATGGCACACCTTAAGCTCGATTTGCTGCTAACCGAAACAGGCTATCGTCCAACATCAGGCAATCAATTCCCCTCCCTTGGAGGGGTGCCCGAAGGGCGGGGAGCTCAATTCCCCTCCTCTGGAGGGGTGCCCGAAGGGCGGGGAGCTCAATTCCCCTCCCTTGGAGGGGTGCCCGAAGGGCGGGGTGGTTCTCGTATTAGAGTTTACCTCACCAACAGCCTAGAAGAAAGCCATCCCGATACCGGAACCCTTTTTGCCAGCTGGTTGAGTTCCGAAGCAAACGAAGCCAACCGCATTAAGCGCGATACTCCCGTAATGGTGGTTATGGGCAATCCGCCTTATAGCGTAAGCAGTAGCAATAAAAGTGAATGGATTCAAAACCTTATTGCTGATTACAAAAGGGACTTGAATGAACGTAAGATAAACCTTGATGACGACTACATAAAATTCATTCGTTACGGACAACATTATATTGATAAGAACGGAAGTGGTATTTTGGCCTATATTTCGAACAACAGCTTTATAGATGGTATTACACACCGACAAATGCGAAAGCATTTATTGGAAAGTTTCGACAAGATTTATATTCTCGATTTGCACGGTAATGCTAAGAAGAAAGAGATTTGCCCCGATGGCACACCCGACCAGAATGTGTTCGATATTATGCAGGGTGTTTCAATAAATATTTTCATAAAAACCGGCAAAAAAAAGAGAAATGAACTGGGGCAAGTCCTTCATTCATTCATTCAAGGAAAAAGAGAGTTTAAATATGAATACCTTAATGAGAATTCCGTAAAATCATTGGATTGGAAACAATTAGAATATACTCAACCCAATCTGTTTTTTGTTCCAAAAAATTTTGATGAGATTGAAACGTATGAAAACGGTTTCAGTATTAATTCTTTGTTTAGAGACAATGTAGCAGGTATTGAAACAATTCGCGATGCAATTACAATACACTTTAATAATGATACATTGAAAATTGTTGTCAATGATTTTTTAAATTTAGGGGAAACGGAAATAGCCAAAAAATACAGCACTGAAGATGCAAGAGATTGGAAAATTAGCAGAGCAAAAGAAGATATAAAACTAAATATTGAGAATAAGAATGCTTGGAAAAGCATAAATTATCGCCCATTTGATATTAGAAAAACTTTTTACACTGGTAAGCAAAATGGTTTTGTTTGCAATGGTAGATATAATGTAATGAAGCATTTACTTAAACCAAATCTGGGTTTGATAGTACCTAGGCAAACATCACAAGATTGGAGACATAGTTTTATTACCAATGAAATATTTGAAGGAAATATAACGGCAAGTGCCAAACTTTTCGGTACAGGCTGTGCATTTCCCCTTTATTTATATAAAGAAACGAACGCCCAACAAACAATTGACAACAACTCGGAAAGAACCCCCAACCTAAACCCTGAAATAGTAAAACAGATAGCCGAAAAATTAGGGTTAACTTTTACTAATGAAAAAACTCCTTCTTCTTTGGAGAAGGCGGGGGATGAGGCCACCTTTGCTCCAATAGATCTGTTGGATTATATCTATGCGGTGTTGCACAGTCCTACTTACAGGGAGAAATATAAAGAGTTTCTGAAAATAGACTTTCCTAGAGTTCCGTATCCGAAAGACGCAGCTACCTTTTGGCAGCTGGTAAAGCTTGGCGGAGAAATACGCCAAATACACCTACTCGAGAGCCCAATCGTTGATAAATACATAACTCAATACCCAGTAGATGGCGATAACGTGGTTGTAAAACCACGCTTCGATTCCCCTCCACTGGAGGGGTGCCCGAAGGGCGGGGTGGTCGATTCCAACAACACACTCCTCACCATTATCAACAACACCCCCATAAAACGCAATTTTGTCGATAATCTGCCACATAATCCAGCCCTGAATCAGTTGGCTAAAGACAAGCGAAAAGAAGGTATTCTCTCCGAGGTGCTTTTTTGGCAACAGGTGCATCAACATAAATTCCACAATATTGATTTTGACAGACAAAGAATCATCGGTAACTACATTGTCGATTTTTATATTAAATCACTTGGGCTGGTAATCGAAATAGACGGCAGTAGCCATGATGATAAAGTAGAATATGACGAGCAACGCCAAATATATTTAGAAACTTTAGGTCTAAAGGTTTTTAGAGTTTCAGATACCGATGTTAAAAAAAATATTAATGCAGTAATGCAAAGTGTTGAAACGTATATTGAACAGGTGTATGGGGATGAACCACCCCGGCCTGCGGCCACCCCTCCAAGGGAGGGGAATTTAGGTAGTGTTTATATTAACGATACACAGTATTTTGCCAACGTGCCCGAAGTAGCATGGGACTTTTACATTGGCGGATATCAACCAGCCCAAAAATGGCTCAAAGACCGTAAAGGACGCAAGTTGGAGTTTGATGATATTCTACACTATCAAAAGATTATTGTTGCGCTAACGGAAACAGATAGATTGATGAAAGTGATTGATAGTATAAAAATTGAGTAA
- a CDS encoding SWIM zinc finger family protein encodes MEFPLNQFEQYIDETILKRGLSYFKKGYVHEPEEISPGEYEAIVEGSDDYTVQLTLNNGIVTESVCDCPYDMGPVCKHVVAVIFYLQQNDLDLKTITKASSKGKVAKTAKPKTIADQVNELLEKATHEELKQFIREKATGNAPLRNLFLSSFAQHNSDESRELYVKQIKSILKTAADRDGFIDWSASTAVGNAIDNLLASAQKQLDNHNYKSAFLICTAVMEQMVVAMEYADDSNGDIGGSIDGAYEMLYKLAQQNPSEDLRKLIIEYCFVAFDKNIFADWDWHIGVLRITSLLLKTEEEIERIFSQIENAKLADYNKEEAQHIKYDILLRTKGENAAENYLEQNITNSNLRREAIQKALNNKNYDKAISFAKDGVSYDSNDKPGLVSEWYDWLLKIVQAQNDSEKIIEYARFLFIDNFRNEQDYYKILKKQVSPAKWNAFLEEILQDISAKKYGPDTRLMASIFIKEEWWDRLLELVKKSPDLNTIDHYGKYLSENFANEIAELYANAVVKYMQNSMGRDHYQNACRYIRKIIKLGARDKANEIIAHLRAEYPKRKALMEELNKV; translated from the coding sequence ATGGAGTTTCCACTAAACCAGTTTGAGCAATATATCGACGAAACCATCCTTAAGCGCGGTTTGTCGTATTTCAAAAAAGGGTATGTACACGAACCCGAAGAAATAAGCCCAGGCGAGTACGAAGCCATAGTCGAAGGCTCTGACGATTATACCGTGCAGCTAACACTTAATAATGGTATCGTAACCGAGTCTGTTTGCGATTGTCCTTACGATATGGGTCCGGTGTGCAAACATGTGGTTGCCGTAATTTTTTACTTGCAGCAGAACGATCTGGATTTAAAGACCATAACAAAAGCCTCATCCAAAGGCAAGGTTGCCAAAACGGCAAAGCCTAAAACTATTGCCGATCAGGTAAACGAGCTGCTCGAAAAAGCCACACACGAAGAGCTTAAACAGTTTATCCGCGAAAAAGCCACAGGCAATGCTCCGCTAAGGAATTTGTTTTTATCATCGTTTGCACAACACAACTCCGACGAATCAAGAGAACTTTATGTAAAGCAAATAAAATCAATCCTTAAAACTGCTGCCGATAGGGATGGTTTTATAGATTGGTCGGCATCGACAGCGGTAGGCAATGCCATCGACAACCTTTTAGCATCGGCTCAAAAGCAGCTAGACAACCACAACTATAAAAGTGCTTTTCTGATATGTACCGCCGTGATGGAACAAATGGTAGTGGCTATGGAATATGCCGATGACAGCAATGGCGATATTGGCGGAAGTATTGATGGTGCCTATGAAATGCTTTATAAGTTAGCACAGCAAAACCCTTCCGAAGATCTCCGCAAGCTAATTATTGAATACTGTTTTGTGGCTTTTGATAAGAATATCTTTGCGGATTGGGATTGGCATATTGGTGTGTTGCGGATTACTTCTCTTCTGTTGAAAACCGAAGAAGAAATAGAACGTATCTTTTCGCAAATTGAAAATGCTAAATTGGCTGATTACAACAAAGAGGAGGCACAGCATATCAAGTATGATATATTATTGAGAACCAAAGGCGAAAATGCTGCTGAAAACTACCTCGAACAGAATATTACAAATTCTAATTTAAGGCGAGAAGCCATTCAGAAAGCATTGAATAATAAAAACTATGATAAAGCCATTTCGTTTGCAAAAGACGGGGTGAGTTATGATAGTAATGACAAACCAGGATTGGTAAGCGAATGGTACGACTGGTTGCTGAAAATAGTACAAGCCCAAAACGATAGCGAAAAAATAATTGAATATGCACGGTTCTTGTTTATTGACAATTTCCGAAATGAACAGGATTATTATAAAATATTGAAGAAACAGGTGAGTCCTGCAAAGTGGAATGCATTTTTAGAAGAGATTTTACAGGATATTTCAGCTAAAAAATATGGACCGGATACCCGTTTGATGGCAAGTATTTTTATTAAAGAAGAATGGTGGGATAGGCTTTTAGAATTGGTGAAAAAATCACCTGACCTAAATACCATTGATCATTACGGAAAATATCTTTCTGAAAATTTTGCAAACGAGATAGCCGAATTGTATGCAAATGCTGTTGTAAAATACATGCAAAACAGTATGGGCAGAGATCATTACCAGAATGCATGCCGGTATATACGAAAGATTATTAAACTTGGTGCCAGAGATAAAGCAAATGAAATCATTGCCCATTTGAGGGCAGAATACCCTAAACGAAAAGCATTAATGGAAGAACTAAATAAGGTTTAA
- a CDS encoding carboxypeptidase-like regulatory domain-containing protein — MRNRLVAKQKRNITVKSYLNAHPEIVSRVPGLAAEVSNFNACVVDIDANIDQKMLSTSGKGIVKGTLRQTLETTTADTARKLKAYALNTNNVVLMEEANITETDLRRCSEVELCELSRIVNERIEANLTALDVYGITSATVANFQKSIDDYETAIPSLRLNSVGAKQINVGLVQLYDKADGILDKIDTLVDTTKLTDSDFYNGYYGARKVIETGTRSLAVSGRVVDSETGNGIAGVALTFTDAKGLVILVKLSAAGGGFSIKSILPGIYRVTAAKNGYTTHEISLAINHGERATLNVSLTRT, encoded by the coding sequence ATGAGAAATCGATTGGTAGCAAAGCAGAAACGGAATATAACTGTTAAAAGCTACTTGAATGCCCATCCCGAAATTGTTAGCCGTGTTCCTGGTTTAGCGGCCGAAGTCAGCAATTTCAACGCTTGCGTCGTAGATATCGATGCCAATATCGACCAGAAGATGTTGAGCACTTCTGGAAAAGGAATTGTAAAGGGCACGCTGCGCCAAACATTGGAAACAACCACGGCAGACACTGCTCGAAAGCTCAAGGCCTACGCCCTCAACACGAATAATGTGGTGCTGATGGAGGAGGCTAATATCACCGAAACCGATTTGAGGCGGTGTTCGGAGGTAGAACTTTGCGAGCTGAGCCGGATCGTCAACGAGCGCATTGAGGCCAACCTTACCGCGCTTGATGTTTACGGCATCACCTCCGCTACCGTGGCCAATTTTCAGAAGAGTATCGACGATTACGAAACGGCCATTCCATCGCTCCGGCTCAATAGTGTAGGTGCCAAGCAAATAAATGTGGGTTTGGTGCAGCTATACGATAAGGCCGATGGTATTCTCGATAAGATCGATACCTTGGTAGATACCACCAAGCTCACCGATTCCGATTTTTACAACGGATACTATGGTGCTCGGAAGGTTATCGAAACCGGTACTCGTTCGCTTGCCGTAAGCGGTAGGGTAGTTGATTCCGAAACTGGCAATGGTATAGCGGGTGTCGCCCTTACCTTTACCGATGCTAAGGGACTGGTAATTCTAGTGAAACTTAGCGCCGCTGGCGGGGGATTTAGCATTAAGTCCATTCTTCCGGGTATATACAGAGTAACCGCAGCCAAGAACGGCTACACTACTCACGAGATCTCACTGGCCATAAATCATGGCGAGCGTGCCACACTAAACGTTTCCCTCACCCGCACATAG